The genomic stretch ctcctcagttatgctgaattttccactactgtacttgtatacacaagtacagtgtggtcagttattatagatatttgtcatttcttacagagggcaactatgattgactacacccaattctataaaaaacaaaacgcaggaaacctggcccttggcagcaatgaatcaagaaatatctaggatggtggggcatgaattctgccaagcaatgacctcagataggtggggttgtgaggaagatgtgtggttgaatagcccaatagattcacgttgtatcatcttgatttaatctaaggacaaagaagtgcagtatctctgatggctttcttctaaccccttgaaaggttcactggggtttgacctcagttcttcattcttcttgctggggcagcaacactcagggaagcttgagattgccataggcacagtattaggctagaaatgctgagtaggtgatactaagttgttcagatggtgatacccatttcatttgttcttaacgtggagctaaggaaagacagatcaaggtccttagaatacaaagatcatttccagttcttttctacctttcctgaatgaaagactggttggcagagaatggtaaaaattcaagaattggtagatgatgctttgaatggagggtgggtttcagtgctggttttagacagggtctcaattaccccatcttgttctctaagttgctcgtcaagttcactttgagctcaaataaagctgcttccactttccaacaggtagtcttacaaaggggcctccaaagactgtgaggacagcattagccaatgagaattgaggtgtgtaacccacaactatagctttatctgaaagaccctcagacagaggagacactcactccagtcctgaggataatcaccaccccatgaacacagaggactcagtcttgatgtaaaaacaagaggtttactttgggataccaatgcactggggctcgacacggtcctcacgcaggagggatgtgaggagcctcgaacaacagaaatgtacagcttaaacagtcatttacgatcacacagtttcattagctcagctatttcggtgccaaggataactaggcagatgtttctcgtcctgggataaggccgtaaccacatcaatgcagctatttcagtaggaaggacgtctgacttgatatatgttttcttatcctggggttcccaggacaaggaccaaggatatctgtcttggcaggtgtttctcttctagagttcccaggacaaggtaTAGCTATGTcggcctatagcacagctgcattcagtaccaaggatattTCACTTCTATAGTgttcagtcagcttcccagagatgtttcctgtcttgtaattgccctgcagtaaatatgttctataccctctgttcttatggtcgggcagcttcctagagagtgggtgggaatgtgctttctgtactttctggtctattgtctaacgtctaggggctaagcgagggccagcttaaaagattctcattcttaagaaatggctgtactgatatcaaacggggatctttcttatccactttcttccaagtctaccagccatctcagattgttgctgtaatatgcctgacaatcaaggacacagaaaaataacttgatacacagcaaggacatggcaatcatatcctgtgtcgttatgtatgttctggatgaggttggttaaaatgacaatattgcacaaagctttatataggacccatcaaattaagggtcactatgcactgtcatagctaaaatggcctggtcagaagtgaccactggatcactcttctgtaacttcacatcagaggcttgtgctttttgtgttttttatttttgtggtttttttcttatttatttatttatttatttatttatttattgctttatatgttgtcaggaagatagttcaagtcatggatctgcccccaaaatctgagctttgccactaatactgtaaacagtattagtgtatgcattcaataaaataactgttttttttttaatacgatagatgcttttgtgttttgtggggtgatccatgaaacaggagtgaagatgcttgtttcttactctgtccactgagttatgtctctaggcttgtcctactcctttggctgcatcccccccaacatctgctgactattttatttttcagatgaaatcacacgttatagcttagagaggcctgtacgcaatcctgctttggtaacttaagtgcaaagaggagagccccacacttagcctgagggtgcattcactggtggatccaatatttcagtttcctctcctaacaGATAACCctattgttgccaggaccataatgaatgcaattctttctcctaaggaatctggtggcaactgtcaaatgttaagcacaaagcttcaggttgtacctataacacacacccacatcgcaacctacccgACAGGCTATttttgggtgtgatttcatgcacctgcacatgatgacaCAGGccacctctttggctacttataggaactggtgtgatttctcagtaatctttaatgggcaATATtgttgactgaggagaatttgaggtaggatgaaacatttctgtgcagggattggggaggaagcactcacttagatacatagcaatgacttaggtttttccaatcaagcctagagccaaatttggctttggaagcatgtggtgctcagtggctatgccacagggaagtcccctgaaaagggtccatcagcttttgctcagtacagggagaacattagcagggaggcaaagtctcttatccatgacatcagccgtcccttcgtggacattctattgtctcctagagagagagaccttggaatccctgtgatgtcaccagtatcgttgtgacaaccaactccctactttttctcttagtgtccaaaggatatatccacagacatgtttgcccgtctttgtaggtgctttgggagagttgatgttgatagagaagagtctagagtgaagcaaacgaaacctaaaggtaatgatggacacaggacatggggaatgtggagtaagttctgggcagagtatgttgagcttcctgtcaggggtgtgtgtgggggtcttccgctggcctttttagtaatgggccacaaccactggaacatctccacagatattgaattccatgattatctcaattcctgaaagtcaaggttttcacatcattagtttctccataaccacatggaggatatgccaatgcctatgctattattgggtgaacttctagtctttacttttacagtgcattcggtatgttaaattgatataataacaccatcaggaggcatggagggtataacttttctgaattaaacagggcatcaatgtacttcactttcattgcttctttaaattcagtgactatctgacagtggtaagagggagagaactgtgctcctggccatgaccttatattcttagaactcctctgaatACCTCTGGCTGAcagggccaatcttaccttcatatattagaggttctgtgtggcagatatttttctacagtagccaaactatatggagcaggtagagaaagagcctgtaacctattggcacttctggggcatttgtcatttcagtagggggaattaataagtctgttgaccatgtcctccccctacatgactttttaatgcaaagttattggactagaataacagtgtaggatatctgagtatccctgatcaatcaagtcattgtggatgctgaattgatgatctgacttctgaaaccagaggggtgagggtcctgaaaccaggttgtagcctgcgtacctgataataatcctggagaaggcatctctctggtacttgtaagcctgtgtgggcgggcatagggaacacctggctgcttacatctcttggtctctatatagtagtgggggaactgtgatccacttaggatgcctcttacacatagaccaaactccttgcagtgacactggcttccaagcatgttctcctgtttggacctcactgtggtctgtgtatgctctatgcattcgccccatgcgggttcacttgtgttcttctacctacagaggcctgcagacagacgtcatcccctgaaaatgtcctaaacaaggtgcaggccaacgaggaagaggagaggctgaatagagaactggagctaactaccaaggagagaaatgagctgacagatcgcctcctttatgtgacaggtggatccatgagcaagaggtatgcattgctccaaacaaacgaccttgttctaaacctcatctcccatagagaggagattcagaacctgacccttactgaggagtgagtttgaAAATAGACTCTCTGATtccgcctgttgaaaatctgaacttgcgatctgagtgaagatttcagggataaagtcactggagcatgagttcccagtgtacaattggaaagcccttgacaggtggtagctttgcaaggttctaggtgctgtgagtttgtggagagtgtttgtacttgctaggaaggtgactgaatgctatcatctcatggcagcacccttaggtgacaggtcccacattgttcatatcaatgcttaactagaagttctgaggctctggcctggtccttcttgtctgtgggccttacactctgagacagtaatggtgcatacatttctactgattctcattgtgctctttccatatttgtctctctttctcattctctgagtctgtttacttttcttttcttgtgggtgtgtcccagtttgtgtgtctgtgtgtgcacaggtctgcatgcatatgcacaacttttatatgtttctctatccctccccccttggaatttaggggtctgttttttgacctcaggatttacccgtataatagtttcatggaggtgtaagtgctttattttggaagccccactttcaacagcacagttctttgcctgtgtggtcacatttgtctatacatttgtatgccttgggc from Rattus norvegicus strain BN/NHsdMcwi chromosome 19, GRCr8, whole genome shotgun sequence encodes the following:
- the LOC134483374 gene encoding disks large homolog 5-like isoform X3; this encodes MFARLCRCFGRVDVDREESRVKQTKPKGNDGHRTWGMWKACRQTSSPENVLNKVQANEEEERLNRELELTTKERNELTDRLLYVTGGSMSKSPYFRPNPFYENLKIK
- the LOC134483374 gene encoding uncharacterized protein LOC134483374 isoform X1, translated to MFARLCRCFGRVDVDREESRVKQTKPKGNDGHRTWGMWKACRQTSSPENVLNKVQANEEEERLNRELELTTKERNELTDRLLYVTGGSMSKRYALLQTNDLVLNLISHREEIQNLTLTEE
- the LOC134483374 gene encoding uncharacterized protein LOC134483374 isoform X2; protein product: MFARLCRCFGRVDVDREESRVKQTKPKEACRQTSSPENVLNKVQANEEEERLNRELELTTKERNELTDRLLYVTGGSMSKRYALLQTNDLVLNLISHREEIQNLTLTEE